From Camarhynchus parvulus chromosome 22, STF_HiC, whole genome shotgun sequence, a single genomic window includes:
- the LOC115912515 gene encoding uncharacterized protein FLJ45252 translates to MACLAQVRRKIATSCAVLVLSGPLLPLLSTLNAFSLDQALQRDPGRFPAVALELCKGDPGTDGLTSYKGQPKALEVKAQHNSESEYLARDGPSSNSSFYSSEGEGTDHEGDILDCSGSRPLLMDSEEEEETCKPCPGFLQPVPRHEASKEDPQPQARAGEPLFPAFQSHSGEVFNEPDVFATAPFRSSRKVPDEVDVFTKAPFICKGNAALRHPEEADVFLRAPFSKKRSVEEPTPHKEPFSAPVFLSQGGDGRAQPAFAGLDPAAHGSVASLRAAHPPAGFAQPGSVQPCPGRAVEAQEGSPAKAALPEQGDTLGSVASKPFRPQSLCKYSRHYSPEDGPGLEAQPIAAYKVVSQTNRQAIAGSVPLVPLSARTTELPGADPFASALPFQSSQAEALTLPLLVARFERMDVALRADRDTK, encoded by the exons ATGGCTTGTTTGGCACAGGTTAGAAGGAAGATTGCAACCAGCTGTGCTGTTCTGGTGCTGAGTGGGCCCTTGCTGCCCCTGCTCTCCACGCTGAATGCCTTTTCCCTGGACCAGG ctctgcagagggacccAGGCCGCTTCCCAGCCGTggctctggagctctgcaagGGAGATCCTGGCACTGATGGACTCACCTCGTACAAGGGCCAGCCCAAGGCGCTGGAGGTGAAAGCGCAGCACAACTCCGAGTCAGAGTACCTGGCCAGAGATGGTCCTTCAAGCAACAGCTCCTTCTACAGCAGCGAAGGGGAGGGGACCGACCACGAGGGGGACATCCTGGACTGCAGCGGCTCCAGGCCTTTACTGATGGAttcggaggaggaggaggagacgTGCAAGCCGTGCCCAGggttcctgcagcctgtgcccaggCACGAGGCCTCCAAAGAGgatccccagccccaggccagggcaggggagccgCTGTTCCCGGCCTTCCAGTCGCACAGCGGGGAGGTTTTCAACGAACCCGACGTGTTTGCCACGGCTCCTTTCCGGAGCTCCAGGAAGGTCCCCGATGAAGTGGATGTCTTTACCAAAGCTCCTTTTATCTGTAAGGGCAACGCAGCTCTGCGGCACCCCGAGGAAGCAGACGTGTTTCTCAGAGCCCCTTTCAGCAAGAAGAGAAGCGTGGAAGAGCCGACTCCCCACAAGGAGCCGTTCTCGGCGCCCGTTTTCCTGAGCCAGGGCGGCGACGGCCGAGCTCAGCCCGCGTTCGCAGGCCTGGACCCGGCAGCGCACGGCTCCGTGGCCTCGCTGAGAGCTGCACACCCTCCTGCTGGCTTCGCTCAGCCCGGCAGcgtccagccctgccctgggagagccGTGGAGGCCCAGGAGGGCAGCCCGGCCAAGGCAGCGCTGCCGGAGCAGGGTGACACGCTGGGCTCCGTGGCCAGCAAGCCCTTCCGTCCGCAGTCCCTGTGCAAGTATTCCCGGCACTACAGCCCCGAGGATGGGCCGGGGCTGGAGGCCCAGCCCATAGCTGCTTACAAAGTGGTGTCTCAGACCAACAGGCAGGCCATAGCGGGCTCTGTCCCTCTTGtccctctgtctgccaggaCTACGGAGCTGCCCGGCGCGGATCCCTTCGCCTCGGCCCTTCCCTTCCAAAGCAGCCAAGCAGAAGCCTTAAc CCTCCCCCTCCTCGTCGCACGGTTTGAGCGCATGGACGTGGCGCTGCGGGCGGACCGTGACACAAAGTAG
- the NFU1 gene encoding NFU1 iron-sulfur cluster scaffold homolog, mitochondrial isoform X2, which yields MLLKDHNLTTRRPFHQLLQKKPSLPSAAWHRAVRGMFIQTQDTPNPNSLKFIPGREVLGSRTMEFSTPAAAYCSPLARQLFRIEGVKSVFFGPDFITITKESEDLDWNLLKPDIYATIMDFFASGLPVVTDEAPRTDTAASEEDDEVVLMIKELLDTRIRPTVQEDGGDVIYKGFEDGIVQLKLQGSCTSCPSSLITLKSGIQNMLQFYIPEVEGVEQVVDDDDDVEKEANST from the exons ATGCTGTTAAAAGATCATAACCTGACAACTCGCCGGCCTTTCCACCAACTTCTGCAGAAGAAACCATCTCTTCCATCTGCAGCATGGCATCGTGCAG TGAGAGGCATGTTTATTCAAACCCAGGACACACCAAATCCAAACAGCTTGAAGTTTATTCCAGGAAGGGAAGTGCTGGGGTCCAGGACTATGGAGTTTTCCACACCAGCTGCAGCCTATTGCTCACCTTTAGCAAG ACAGTTATTCCGGATTGAAGGAgtgaaaagtgttttctttgggCCAGACTTCATCACAATCACCAAG GAGAGTGAAGACCTGGATTGGAACTTACTGAAACCAGATATTTATGCAACCATAATGGACTTCTTTGCCTCTGGCTTACCTGTAGTTACTGATGAGGCACCCAGGACAGACACAG cTGCTTCAGAAGAAGATGATGAAGTTGTACTGATGataaaggagctgctggatACAAGAATCAG GCCCACGGTGCAGGAGGATGGTGGTGATGTCATTTACAAAGGCTTTGAGGATGGCATTGTGCAGCTGAagctgcagggctcctgcaccagctgccccagctccctcatcacCCTCAAGAGCGGGATACAGAACATGCTGCAGTTCTACATCCCCGAGGTGGAAGGCGTTGAGCAG GTTGTTGACGATGATGATGACGTGGAGAAAGAAGCAAATTCTACTTGA
- the NFU1 gene encoding NFU1 iron-sulfur cluster scaffold homolog, mitochondrial isoform X1: MAAARRLCAAAGLGGRFCHMLLKDHNLTTRRPFHQLLQKKPSLPSAAWHRAVRGMFIQTQDTPNPNSLKFIPGREVLGSRTMEFSTPAAAYCSPLARQLFRIEGVKSVFFGPDFITITKESEDLDWNLLKPDIYATIMDFFASGLPVVTDEAPRTDTAASEEDDEVVLMIKELLDTRIRPTVQEDGGDVIYKGFEDGIVQLKLQGSCTSCPSSLITLKSGIQNMLQFYIPEVEGVEQVVDDDDDVEKEANST; the protein is encoded by the exons atggcggcggcgcggcggctctgcgcggcggcggggctgggcgggCG GTTCTGTCACATGCTGTTAAAAGATCATAACCTGACAACTCGCCGGCCTTTCCACCAACTTCTGCAGAAGAAACCATCTCTTCCATCTGCAGCATGGCATCGTGCAG TGAGAGGCATGTTTATTCAAACCCAGGACACACCAAATCCAAACAGCTTGAAGTTTATTCCAGGAAGGGAAGTGCTGGGGTCCAGGACTATGGAGTTTTCCACACCAGCTGCAGCCTATTGCTCACCTTTAGCAAG ACAGTTATTCCGGATTGAAGGAgtgaaaagtgttttctttgggCCAGACTTCATCACAATCACCAAG GAGAGTGAAGACCTGGATTGGAACTTACTGAAACCAGATATTTATGCAACCATAATGGACTTCTTTGCCTCTGGCTTACCTGTAGTTACTGATGAGGCACCCAGGACAGACACAG cTGCTTCAGAAGAAGATGATGAAGTTGTACTGATGataaaggagctgctggatACAAGAATCAG GCCCACGGTGCAGGAGGATGGTGGTGATGTCATTTACAAAGGCTTTGAGGATGGCATTGTGCAGCTGAagctgcagggctcctgcaccagctgccccagctccctcatcacCCTCAAGAGCGGGATACAGAACATGCTGCAGTTCTACATCCCCGAGGTGGAAGGCGTTGAGCAG GTTGTTGACGATGATGATGACGTGGAGAAAGAAGCAAATTCTACTTGA